The following are encoded together in the Kribbella voronezhensis genome:
- a CDS encoding sensor histidine kinase: protein MNRRPSELRRQVLWLQSATVAVLIVMVWITLVSRARSQADRDAAANGTTPPGWWDLIQLELRSMLGIACLMLGVAIAGNALVTWRVRRATRGMGTQSLAWMLDFYEGVLRAAREGLLLLDAEHRVQLVNEEARRLLGLRDVPTGSTIEELHLPVALAELLTAGRTAYDELHLGANGVVVVNQQPARSGRIVTLRDHTQLQALLGELDAVRSLAESLQAQNHEASNRLHTVVSLIEIGRPERAREFAVSELQLAQAMTDRVVGTVGDPVLASLLLAKLAQAQERGVLLTLELGTEALNTRLPAQDVVTVVGNLLDNAIEAARGGPAPRHVELKAGTTPDAIDLAVTNTGAELGATELARMFERGWTTKAEPGHGLGLVLVRSTVERWQGTLMVDPDSELDEVPALTVRVRLPRAVSASA from the coding sequence GTGAACCGCCGTCCGTCCGAACTGCGTCGCCAGGTGCTCTGGTTGCAGTCCGCCACGGTCGCGGTCCTGATCGTGATGGTCTGGATCACCCTGGTCAGCCGGGCCCGCTCCCAGGCCGACCGCGACGCCGCCGCGAATGGCACGACCCCACCCGGCTGGTGGGACCTGATCCAGCTCGAGCTGCGTTCGATGCTCGGTATCGCCTGCCTGATGCTCGGCGTCGCGATCGCCGGCAACGCGCTCGTCACCTGGCGGGTCCGCCGCGCCACCCGCGGCATGGGCACCCAGTCCCTGGCCTGGATGCTCGACTTCTACGAAGGCGTACTCCGAGCGGCTCGCGAAGGCCTGCTCCTGCTCGACGCCGAGCACCGCGTCCAGCTCGTCAACGAGGAGGCCCGCCGCCTGCTCGGCCTGCGCGACGTGCCGACCGGCAGCACGATCGAGGAGCTGCACCTACCGGTCGCCTTGGCAGAGCTCCTGACCGCCGGCCGGACGGCGTACGACGAATTGCACCTCGGCGCGAACGGGGTCGTCGTGGTCAACCAGCAGCCGGCGCGGTCCGGCCGGATCGTCACGCTGCGAGACCACACCCAGTTGCAGGCGCTGCTCGGCGAACTGGACGCCGTACGCAGCCTCGCCGAATCCCTGCAGGCCCAGAACCACGAGGCCTCGAACCGTCTGCACACCGTTGTCAGCCTGATCGAGATCGGCCGCCCCGAGCGAGCGCGTGAGTTCGCGGTCTCGGAGTTGCAGCTCGCCCAGGCGATGACCGACCGCGTCGTCGGCACCGTCGGGGACCCCGTGCTCGCGTCGCTCCTGCTCGCCAAACTCGCCCAGGCGCAGGAACGCGGCGTACTGCTCACCCTCGAGCTCGGCACCGAGGCGCTCAACACCCGCCTCCCCGCCCAGGACGTGGTCACCGTCGTCGGCAATCTCCTCGACAACGCGATCGAGGCGGCCCGTGGTGGACCGGCCCCGCGACACGTCGAATTGAAGGCCGGTACGACGCCGGACGCGATCGATCTCGCCGTGACCAACACCGGCGCGGAACTGGGCGCGACCGAACTGGCCCGCATGTTCGAGCGCGGCTGGACCACGAAGGCGGAGCCGGGCCACGGACTCGGGCTGGTCCTGGTTCGCAGTACGGTCGAACGCTGGCAGGGAACGTTGATGGTGGACCCTGATTCCGAGCTCGACGAAGTACCGGCCCTCACCGTCCGGGTCCGGCTGCCGCGAGCGGTGAGCGCCAGTGCCTGA
- a CDS encoding response regulator produces MPDVLRVLVVEDDPVAAEAHRTYVDRLPGFSCLGIAGTAARALQVLSQQQVDLVLLDMNLPDGHGLDVVRRMRAVGNQTDVVMVTAAREVAAVQAAARIGVVQYVLKPFAFETLRDRLSAYARQRRSAESGQVVADQDEVDRLLHPATVSSVPKGLAGSVLDRVVTLLGNREGWTAEEVAASLGTSRITARRYLEHLADQGQALRTQRYDGRSGRPKVEYSWVSES; encoded by the coding sequence GTGCCTGACGTACTCCGCGTCCTCGTCGTCGAGGACGACCCGGTCGCCGCCGAGGCCCATCGCACTTACGTGGACCGCCTCCCCGGCTTCAGCTGCCTGGGAATCGCCGGTACTGCGGCCCGCGCGCTCCAGGTCCTCAGCCAGCAGCAGGTCGATCTGGTCCTCCTCGACATGAACCTGCCGGACGGCCACGGGCTGGACGTAGTACGCCGGATGCGTGCTGTAGGCAACCAAACCGACGTCGTGATGGTGACCGCTGCCCGAGAAGTCGCCGCCGTCCAGGCCGCCGCGCGAATCGGCGTCGTGCAATATGTCCTGAAGCCGTTTGCCTTTGAAACGTTGAGGGATCGGCTCAGTGCTTATGCCCGGCAGCGACGCTCCGCCGAATCCGGCCAGGTCGTCGCCGACCAGGACGAGGTCGACCGCTTGTTGCACCCAGCAACTGTTTCCTCAGTACCGAAAGGCCTGGCAGGATCGGTTCTCGATCGAGTGGTGACCTTGTTGGGCAACCGCGAAGGCTGGACCGCCGAGGAGGTCGCCGCCTCGCTCGGCACCTCCCGCATCACCGCCCGCCGCTACCTCGAACACCTGGCCGACCAGGGCCAAGCCCTCCGCACCCAACGCTACGACGGCCGCAGCGGCCGCCCCAAGGTCGAATACTCCTGGGTCTCGGAGAGCTGA
- a CDS encoding FABP family protein has translation MAFEIPQDLHPDLMPLAWLLGRWEGRGHGDYPTIEKFEFGQQIDFSHNGKPYLHYVSQTYVVGEDGTKERPLAVETGFWRPKPDNKLEVVLAHPTGFAEIWYGEIDGAKIEMRTDVVARTATAKEVAAGHRLYGLVKGELMWAYDMAAEGQPLQPHLWATLIRA, from the coding sequence ATGGCCTTCGAGATCCCGCAGGACCTGCATCCCGATCTGATGCCGCTGGCCTGGTTGCTCGGCCGGTGGGAGGGGCGCGGGCACGGCGACTACCCGACGATCGAGAAGTTCGAGTTCGGGCAGCAGATCGACTTCAGCCACAACGGCAAGCCGTACCTGCACTACGTGAGCCAGACCTACGTGGTCGGCGAGGACGGCACCAAGGAGCGTCCGCTCGCGGTCGAGACCGGGTTTTGGCGTCCGAAGCCGGACAACAAGCTCGAGGTCGTGCTGGCGCACCCGACCGGCTTCGCGGAGATCTGGTACGGCGAGATCGACGGCGCCAAGATCGAGATGCGGACCGACGTCGTCGCCCGCACCGCCACCGCCAAAGAGGTCGCCGCCGGCCACCGCCTGTACGGCCTGGTCAAGGGCGAACTCATGTGGGCCTACGACATGGCCGCCGAAGGCCAGCCCCTGCAGCCCCACCTCTGGGCCACCCTCATCCGCGCCTGA
- a CDS encoding DsrE family protein, translating to MSRTLVIKLTAGAEEPERANQAFTVAATAVAAGAEVSLWLTGEAVWFAVPGRAEAFELPHAAPLADLLAGVLAGGHLTVCTQCAKRRDLTQDDLLEGTRIAGAPAFTEEILTDNAQAIVY from the coding sequence ATGTCCCGCACGCTGGTGATCAAGCTGACCGCAGGTGCCGAAGAACCCGAGCGCGCGAACCAGGCCTTCACCGTGGCCGCGACGGCAGTGGCCGCCGGCGCCGAGGTGTCGCTGTGGCTGACCGGAGAGGCGGTGTGGTTCGCAGTACCGGGCCGCGCTGAGGCCTTCGAACTGCCGCACGCAGCGCCACTCGCTGACCTGCTGGCCGGCGTACTGGCCGGTGGTCACCTCACGGTCTGCACCCAATGCGCCAAACGCCGCGACCTCACCCAGGACGATCTCCTGGAAGGCACCCGCATCGCCGGCGCACCCGCCTTCACCGAAGAAATCCTCACAGACAACGCTCAGGCAATCGTCTACTAA
- a CDS encoding molybdopterin-dependent oxidoreductase, producing the protein MKLPDPPTEKSFPSPLHHPRTATMIGRWLGIAVAICFLTGLFSHLQQQTPSWLDIPTRPASLYRVTQGLHVLTGTVSVPLLLAKLWTVYPKLFAKLPWPPSRKALGTVIERLSILVLVAAMALELFIGFLNTLQWYPWPFPFKETHYALAWIIIGALLVHLAVKLPLITAHWRATPADRTPIAAHSESLPPAITGLTRRGLFRTVVGAGTLVGIASIGQSVPAFGPIAVLAPRRPNVGPQGLPINRTAKDAGVTAVDADWRFTVQGPQQLSYSLDELRALPQSRSNLPIACVEGWSQGAHWEGIRIRDLLKLCGAPEDARLRVVSMEKGGFYATSELPPQFASDPLTLLALKLNGDDLDLDHGFPARIIAPNRPGVLQTKWVHRLEVLA; encoded by the coding sequence ATGAAGCTGCCCGATCCGCCGACGGAGAAGTCGTTCCCGTCGCCGCTGCATCACCCGCGCACGGCCACCATGATCGGCCGCTGGCTGGGGATCGCCGTGGCGATCTGCTTCCTCACCGGGCTCTTCAGCCATCTCCAGCAACAGACGCCCAGCTGGCTGGACATCCCGACGCGGCCTGCCTCCTTGTACCGCGTGACGCAGGGCCTCCATGTGCTGACCGGCACCGTGTCGGTCCCACTCCTCCTCGCGAAGCTGTGGACCGTCTATCCCAAGCTCTTCGCCAAGCTTCCGTGGCCGCCGAGCCGCAAAGCGCTCGGCACAGTGATCGAGCGTCTGTCCATCCTCGTCCTCGTCGCGGCGATGGCTCTCGAACTGTTCATCGGCTTCCTGAACACCCTCCAGTGGTATCCCTGGCCGTTCCCCTTCAAGGAAACCCACTACGCGCTCGCCTGGATCATCATCGGCGCCCTGCTCGTCCATCTCGCCGTCAAACTCCCGCTCATCACGGCCCATTGGCGAGCCACCCCAGCAGACCGTACGCCGATCGCCGCGCACTCCGAATCGTTGCCGCCAGCAATCACCGGGCTGACCAGGCGAGGCCTGTTCCGAACCGTGGTGGGCGCTGGAACCCTCGTCGGCATCGCCTCGATCGGTCAATCGGTCCCGGCGTTCGGGCCCATCGCAGTACTGGCTCCCCGCAGGCCAAACGTCGGTCCGCAAGGCCTGCCCATCAACCGCACCGCCAAGGACGCCGGCGTGACCGCGGTCGACGCCGACTGGCGTTTCACGGTGCAGGGACCGCAGCAGCTTTCCTACTCTCTCGACGAGCTACGTGCCCTGCCGCAGAGCCGGTCGAACCTGCCGATCGCCTGTGTCGAGGGATGGAGCCAAGGCGCCCACTGGGAAGGGATCCGGATCCGCGACCTCCTCAAGCTCTGCGGAGCCCCCGAGGACGCGCGGCTGCGAGTCGTCTCGATGGAGAAGGGCGGCTTCTACGCGACCAGTGAACTGCCACCGCAGTTCGCGTCCGATCCCCTCACCCTGCTCGCCCTCAAGCTCAACGGCGACGATCTGGACCTCGACCACGGTTTCCCTGCCCGCATCATCGCCCCGAACCGCCCCGGAGTCCTGCAGACGAAGTGGGTCCACCGCTTGGAGGTGCTCGCATGA
- a CDS encoding 3-keto-5-aminohexanoate cleavage protein yields the protein MTSTLLTVAPTGAETAKADCPALPTTLEELVETAKRCEAAGAAMIHIHIRDGEHRPTLDLGRLRETVTAVRENTALIVQLSTGGAVTDPFEHRLRVLDAAPDSCSLTMGTVNFGDDVFMNPWPFVTELYRLTQEREIVPEFELFDLGHVAALHRLLDKFGLPYGGKVHCDLVMGVPGGMPGTTDALVAAVNGLPSAVTSWSATGVGRSTLPVALAALSKGGHLRVGMEDTLTLAKGKPVSHNAELVERAAALATLAQRPPMSPDEARDLLNVKRLR from the coding sequence ATGACGTCGACGTTGCTGACCGTTGCCCCCACCGGTGCCGAGACCGCGAAGGCCGACTGCCCGGCGCTGCCGACCACGCTCGAGGAGCTGGTCGAGACCGCGAAGCGCTGCGAGGCCGCCGGCGCGGCGATGATCCACATTCACATCCGCGACGGTGAGCACCGGCCGACGCTCGACCTCGGCCGGCTGCGCGAGACCGTGACCGCCGTCCGCGAGAACACCGCGTTGATCGTGCAGTTGTCGACCGGCGGCGCGGTCACCGACCCGTTCGAGCATCGGCTGCGGGTCCTGGACGCGGCACCGGACTCCTGCTCGCTCACGATGGGTACGGTCAACTTCGGCGACGACGTGTTCATGAACCCCTGGCCGTTCGTGACCGAGCTCTACCGGCTCACCCAGGAACGCGAGATCGTGCCCGAGTTCGAGCTGTTCGACCTCGGTCATGTCGCTGCGCTGCACCGATTGCTGGACAAGTTCGGCCTGCCGTACGGCGGCAAGGTGCACTGCGATCTCGTCATGGGCGTCCCCGGCGGCATGCCTGGTACCACGGACGCGTTGGTTGCCGCAGTCAACGGTCTTCCGTCGGCCGTGACCTCGTGGTCCGCCACCGGAGTCGGACGCAGCACGCTGCCGGTCGCCCTGGCGGCGCTCTCCAAGGGCGGCCACCTGCGGGTCGGCATGGAGGACACGTTGACTCTGGCGAAGGGCAAGCCCGTTTCGCACAACGCGGAACTCGTCGAGCGGGCTGCCGCGCTGGCGACGCTGGCTCAGCGTCCGCCGATGAGCCCGGACGAGGCCCGTGACCTCCTGAACGTCAAGCGTCTGCGCTGA
- the dtd gene encoding D-aminoacyl-tRNA deacylase has product MRAVVQRVTRASVVVEGEVVGSIDEPGLLVLLGVTHDDTVEKAAALAAKIWTLRILRDERSCSDEGAPILAISQFTLYADTRKGRRPSWSAAAPGPISEPLYDAFCAALEDLGAKVARGRFGAHMEVTLVNDGPVTLTLEN; this is encoded by the coding sequence ATGAGAGCTGTTGTGCAGCGGGTGACGAGAGCTTCGGTGGTCGTCGAGGGCGAGGTGGTCGGCTCGATCGACGAGCCGGGATTGCTGGTGCTGCTCGGCGTCACTCACGACGACACCGTCGAGAAGGCGGCCGCACTCGCCGCCAAGATCTGGACGCTGCGGATCCTCCGCGACGAGCGGTCCTGCTCCGACGAGGGCGCGCCGATCCTGGCGATCAGCCAGTTCACCTTGTACGCCGATACGCGGAAGGGCCGGCGCCCTTCGTGGAGTGCGGCCGCACCCGGTCCGATCTCGGAACCCTTGTACGACGCGTTCTGCGCCGCCCTGGAGGATCTCGGCGCCAAGGTCGCTCGCGGCCGCTTCGGCGCCCACATGGAGGTCACCCTCGTCAACGACGGCCCCGTCACCCTCACCCTCGAAAACTGA
- a CDS encoding choice-of-anchor P family protein, translated as MRPRIGYKKLAAVGVAAAVGVVSTIALTSGSASAAEVFGYSGYSIGTDAKSGLVNSGPQVLSQISCTTNPHASQSNDLATANVNNQAVAKTVTTDTHSFNDARGNGVTSNATAADIRLGSLLHITGAKTTTTAWYKDGKLQYTGSTTFASIRIGAVSLPNLLNPKPNTKIAIPGLGYVVLNRVGGVKTSTGIYSYAQAVVVHANVRNQFVPEGVDVAILKTRAEVTTPSIAMVTGEAYGTKANVDKLVTSGPTSYQATCQGTEGKTVRVSVGELNIPRVAFVGAVTTTKNGYIGKDKAAITFTSKTASVKVGNLAIGAIESSASAWKTKDGKVGLAYSSDVVSIRVGNKVYSVPNQPNATLNIPGIAKLTFNQVVRKDRFISVNALVIDVYSLNTKVIVGHSAAGVIG; from the coding sequence ATGAGACCCCGCATCGGATACAAGAAGCTTGCCGCGGTCGGCGTCGCCGCCGCCGTCGGCGTGGTTTCTACGATCGCATTGACTTCGGGCTCGGCGTCCGCCGCCGAGGTCTTCGGTTACAGCGGTTACTCGATCGGCACCGACGCCAAGAGCGGGCTGGTCAACAGCGGCCCGCAGGTGCTCAGCCAGATCAGCTGCACCACGAACCCGCACGCGTCGCAGAGCAACGACCTCGCGACCGCGAACGTGAACAACCAGGCCGTCGCGAAGACGGTCACCACCGACACGCACTCGTTCAACGACGCGCGCGGCAACGGTGTGACCAGTAACGCGACCGCCGCCGACATCCGGCTCGGCAGCCTGCTGCACATCACGGGCGCGAAGACCACGACCACCGCGTGGTACAAGGACGGCAAACTGCAGTACACGGGCAGCACCACCTTCGCCTCCATCCGGATCGGCGCCGTGTCGCTGCCGAACCTGCTGAACCCGAAGCCGAACACCAAGATCGCGATCCCGGGTCTGGGCTACGTCGTGCTGAACCGCGTCGGCGGTGTCAAGACGAGCACCGGCATCTACTCGTACGCGCAGGCCGTCGTCGTGCACGCGAACGTGCGCAACCAGTTCGTGCCCGAGGGTGTCGACGTCGCGATCCTGAAGACGCGCGCCGAGGTCACCACCCCGTCCATCGCGATGGTCACGGGCGAGGCGTACGGCACGAAGGCCAACGTCGACAAGCTGGTCACCTCCGGCCCGACGTCGTACCAGGCCACCTGCCAGGGCACCGAGGGCAAGACCGTCCGGGTCTCCGTCGGTGAGCTGAACATCCCGCGGGTCGCGTTCGTCGGTGCTGTCACCACCACCAAGAACGGCTACATCGGCAAGGACAAGGCCGCCATCACCTTCACCTCGAAGACGGCCAGCGTCAAGGTCGGCAACCTCGCCATCGGCGCGATCGAGTCGTCGGCGTCCGCGTGGAAGACCAAGGACGGCAAGGTCGGTCTGGCCTACAGCTCGGACGTGGTCTCCATCCGCGTCGGCAACAAGGTCTACTCCGTGCCGAACCAGCCGAACGCCACGCTGAACATCCCCGGTATCGCCAAGCTGACCTTCAACCAGGTCGTGCGCAAGGACCGGTTCATCTCTGTCAACGCCCTGGTGATCGACGTCTACAGCCTGAACACCAAGGTGATCGTGGGCCACTCGGCCGCCGGTGTGATCGGCTGA
- a CDS encoding DUF1416 domain-containing protein — protein MCGAKQGGLDLKGVDVDKEAVIQGQVLRGEEPVGGAYVRLLDSTGEFTAEVPTSATGHFRFFAAPGSWTLRTLAPKAEPVDRQVVAQYGEVAEVAVAV, from the coding sequence ATGTGCGGAGCGAAGCAGGGTGGCCTCGACCTCAAGGGTGTCGACGTCGACAAGGAAGCCGTGATCCAGGGCCAGGTACTGCGCGGCGAGGAGCCGGTCGGCGGCGCCTACGTGCGGTTGCTGGACTCCACTGGTGAGTTCACGGCCGAGGTGCCGACCTCGGCGACCGGGCACTTCCGGTTCTTCGCGGCGCCGGGCTCGTGGACGTTGCGGACGCTGGCCCCGAAGGCGGAGCCGGTGGACCGCCAGGTCGTGGCGCAGTACGGCGAGGTCGCCGAGGTGGCCGTAGCCGTCTGA
- a CDS encoding sulfurtransferase has translation MSRESALVSADWVEEHKSDENVVLIEVDEDVSAYDAGHIAGAIKIDWQDDLQDPVRRDFVNQEQFEALLSSRGVGNDDTVVLYGGNNNWFAAYAYWYFKLYGHSDVRLLDGGRKRWELDSRELTDEVVKREATQYKAKPQNLDIRAFRDEVKDAIGVKNLVDVRSPDEYAGRLLAPAHLPQEQAQRAGHIPTAASIPWSKAANDDGTFRSDDELKTLYADAGVDFGKDTIAYCRIGERSAHTWFVLHEILGQENVKNYDGSWTEWGSLVGVPVALGDEPGKA, from the coding sequence ATGAGCAGGGAATCCGCGCTCGTCTCGGCCGACTGGGTCGAGGAGCACAAGTCCGACGAGAACGTCGTGCTGATCGAGGTCGACGAGGACGTCTCGGCGTACGACGCCGGTCACATCGCCGGTGCGATCAAGATCGACTGGCAGGACGATCTCCAGGACCCGGTCCGTCGTGACTTCGTCAACCAGGAGCAGTTCGAGGCACTGCTGTCGTCGCGCGGCGTCGGCAACGACGACACCGTCGTGCTCTACGGCGGCAACAACAACTGGTTCGCCGCGTACGCGTACTGGTACTTCAAGCTCTACGGGCACAGCGACGTCCGCCTGCTCGACGGCGGCCGCAAGCGCTGGGAGCTGGACAGCCGCGAGCTGACCGACGAGGTCGTGAAGCGCGAAGCCACGCAGTACAAGGCGAAGCCGCAGAACCTCGACATCCGCGCGTTCCGCGACGAGGTCAAGGACGCCATCGGCGTGAAGAACCTGGTCGACGTCCGCAGCCCCGACGAGTACGCCGGCCGGCTGCTCGCCCCGGCCCACCTGCCGCAGGAGCAGGCGCAGCGCGCGGGTCACATCCCGACCGCGGCCAGCATCCCCTGGAGCAAGGCGGCCAACGACGACGGCACCTTCCGTTCCGACGACGAACTGAAGACCCTGTACGCCGACGCGGGCGTCGACTTCGGCAAGGACACCATCGCGTACTGCCGGATCGGTGAGCGCTCGGCGCACACCTGGTTCGTGCTGCACGAGATCCTCGGCCAGGAGAACGTGAAGAACTACGACGGTTCGTGGACCGAATGGGGCTCGCTGGTCGGCGTACCGGTTGCCCTCGGCGACGAGCCCGGGAAGGCCTGA
- a CDS encoding DUF4395 domain-containing protein translates to MSSRTAAQSQVDPRGLRFAAGVTTVVLALTLVLNSPWPLAVQAVVFAISVAFGVQASPYGQLFKRLIRPRLDPPKETEDATPPRFAQLVGLVFAVIGLIGYLAGAEVLGVVATGFALVAAFVNAAVGLCLGCEAYLLIQRIRTPSTATTT, encoded by the coding sequence ATGTCCAGTCGGACGGCAGCACAATCCCAGGTCGACCCCCGCGGACTCCGCTTCGCGGCCGGCGTCACGACGGTTGTCCTCGCGTTGACGCTGGTACTGAACAGCCCGTGGCCGCTGGCTGTTCAGGCCGTCGTGTTCGCGATCTCGGTCGCGTTCGGCGTCCAGGCCTCGCCGTACGGGCAGCTCTTCAAGCGGCTGATCCGGCCTCGCCTCGATCCGCCGAAGGAGACGGAAGACGCCACGCCGCCCCGGTTCGCCCAGCTGGTCGGGCTGGTTTTCGCCGTCATCGGCCTGATCGGCTACCTGGCCGGTGCCGAGGTGCTCGGGGTGGTCGCCACCGGTTTCGCCCTGGTCGCCGCGTTCGTGAACGCGGCGGTCGGGCTCTGCCTCGGCTGCGAGGCCTATCTGCTGATCCAACGCATTCGTACGCCAAGCACCGCTACTACTACCTGA
- a CDS encoding RDD family protein — protein sequence MSFPHGWYDDPKDLSSQRYWDGTAWTDHRRPRPGPPPYEGEFGRPQQQPAQAPQYGQQQHYGQPQYGQPHQGQPQHGGPQYGQQGFGYGPVVPATPDGVPLSGWWKRVGARFLDGLIVMVVSLPLTGYFWYHYLQAALDYESDMFDSARAGSTPRFNTTLPWDVYKWILPATGIALLVYFVYEFFFLTRKGATPGKMAVGISVRLRDVAGPPTPVAVLKRFGLYGALSILGAVPFVGTLFGLLGLLDYLWPLWDDKKQALHDKVADTNVVVGNQTRHR from the coding sequence GTGAGCTTTCCGCATGGCTGGTACGACGATCCCAAGGACCTGTCCTCGCAGCGGTACTGGGACGGCACGGCGTGGACCGATCACCGCCGCCCGCGGCCGGGCCCACCGCCGTACGAGGGCGAGTTCGGTCGGCCGCAGCAGCAGCCGGCCCAGGCCCCGCAGTACGGACAACAGCAGCACTACGGCCAGCCGCAGTACGGACAGCCTCACCAGGGGCAGCCGCAGCACGGCGGGCCGCAGTACGGCCAGCAGGGCTTTGGTTATGGGCCCGTGGTGCCGGCGACGCCCGATGGTGTGCCGTTGTCGGGCTGGTGGAAGCGCGTCGGGGCGAGGTTCCTGGACGGCTTGATCGTCATGGTCGTGAGCCTCCCGCTCACCGGCTACTTCTGGTACCACTACCTGCAGGCGGCTCTCGACTACGAGAGCGACATGTTCGACAGTGCGCGTGCCGGTTCGACGCCGCGGTTCAACACGACACTGCCGTGGGACGTCTACAAGTGGATCCTGCCGGCCACCGGGATCGCCCTGCTCGTGTACTTCGTCTACGAGTTCTTCTTCCTCACCAGGAAGGGCGCGACGCCGGGGAAGATGGCTGTCGGCATCAGTGTCCGGCTCCGTGACGTCGCCGGTCCGCCGACCCCGGTCGCCGTCCTCAAGCGCTTCGGCCTGTACGGCGCACTCAGCATCCTCGGCGCGGTCCCGTTTGTCGGCACCCTGTTCGGACTGCTGGGACTGCTCGACTACCTCTGGCCGCTCTGGGACGACAAGAAGCAGGCACTGCACGACAAGGTCGCGGACACCAACGTCGTCGTCGGGAACCAGACCCGCCACCGCTGA
- a CDS encoding TlpA family protein disulfide reductase, producing the protein MSPGIIVLVCAVAVGVGLSVFKSRFDGRFRGTHPVRKAAVREQVESDADDKVRLTEDDLGVELGERATLLQFSSAFCAPCRATRRTLAEVESMVEGVRHVELDAESHLDLVRRLDILRTPTVLVLDATGAIVTRASGQPRKPDVIAALGVAVDHQPR; encoded by the coding sequence GTGAGTCCTGGGATCATCGTGCTGGTCTGTGCGGTCGCCGTCGGCGTCGGTCTCAGCGTGTTCAAATCACGGTTCGACGGGCGCTTCCGCGGGACGCACCCGGTCAGGAAGGCAGCGGTGCGAGAGCAGGTCGAGAGCGACGCGGACGACAAGGTTCGGCTGACCGAGGATGACCTCGGGGTCGAGCTCGGCGAGCGGGCGACGTTGCTGCAGTTCTCGTCCGCCTTCTGCGCGCCTTGCCGGGCGACCCGGCGGACGCTCGCCGAGGTCGAGTCGATGGTCGAGGGTGTCCGGCACGTCGAGCTGGACGCGGAATCGCACCTCGACCTGGTTCGCCGGCTGGACATCCTCCGTACGCCGACCGTGCTGGTCCTCGACGCGACCGGCGCCATCGTGACTCGCGCCAGCGGCCAGCCTCGCAAACCCGATGTCATCGCCGCCCTGGGTGTGGCGGTCGACCACCAGCCGCGCTGA
- a CDS encoding quercetin 2,3-dioxygenase, whose translation MAVSKLRDAIVRAADEGDRRWFFGGGAHRWMATATETDGAYLLFEDNMEQGKTTPLHLHPEADESMYVLDGRILMYLDGEQREVGPGGLVLVPRGMPHAFLVVSETARVLCLLTPGIGQEFYWGASEPFDPDQPGVVDFGRIHASAQANGGIEILGPPPFGSKG comes from the coding sequence ATGGCTGTGAGCAAACTGCGGGACGCGATCGTCAGGGCGGCCGACGAGGGGGACCGGCGCTGGTTCTTCGGCGGTGGAGCGCATCGCTGGATGGCCACCGCGACCGAGACCGACGGGGCGTATCTGTTGTTCGAGGACAACATGGAGCAGGGCAAGACGACGCCGCTGCATCTGCATCCGGAGGCCGACGAGTCCATGTATGTGCTGGACGGCCGGATCCTGATGTACCTCGACGGCGAGCAGCGCGAGGTCGGCCCGGGCGGCCTCGTTCTGGTCCCGCGCGGGATGCCGCACGCGTTCCTCGTGGTTTCGGAGACCGCCCGGGTGCTCTGCCTGCTCACCCCCGGCATCGGCCAGGAGTTCTACTGGGGAGCGAGCGAGCCGTTCGATCCCGACCAGCCCGGTGTGGTCGATTTCGGCCGGATCCACGCCTCCGCGCAGGCCAACGGCGGCATCGAGATCCTCGGCCCGCCCCCGTTCGGGTCCAAGGGATGA